One Phaseolus vulgaris cultivar G19833 chromosome 2, P. vulgaris v2.0, whole genome shotgun sequence DNA window includes the following coding sequences:
- the LOC137810145 gene encoding reticulon-like protein B13, translating to MLQCFHVSSESYTCKSDTEVPFWPNTFTSIETPLFEAVLWLCSYPHHHLHFITIFIMSTEAKQETEHLTTPSYSSDVDNGVVKDVVFWRRKKLNAVVIVAATAAWVLMEVFEFNFLAVISWVAILVVASTFLYANMLRLLGKEPPNLSWLELTEETTRRIASKVRAWIQETIRWLLLVSVRKEWPVFVGVVAGLWSLSYIGRCMDLLTVVYIGVLVGMAIPLTYVKNEEKIKRFGEWLREKYKRCYEIIDEKTIRKIKSRIPKEKKTE from the exons ATGCTGCAATGCTTCCACGTCTCCTCAGAATCTTACACGTGTAAGTCAGACACAGAAGTACCCTTTTGGCCAAACACCTTCACCTCCATTGAAACACCACTATTTGAAGCAGTCTTGTGGCTTTGCTCCTACCCTCACCACCATCTTCATTTCATCACAATCTTCATCATGTCTACAGAAGCAAAACAAGAAACAGAACATTTGACCACGCCCTCTTACTCCTCAG ATGTTGACAATGGTGTAGTGAAGGATGTAGTCTTCTGGAGAAGAAAGAAACTAAATGCAGTCGTTATTGTAGCGGCAACAGCAGCATGGGTGTTGATGGAAGTATTTGAATTCAACTTCCTCGCTGTCATCTCATGGGTGGCCATACTCGTTGTTGCTTCAACATTCCTCTATGCCAATATGCTTAGACTTTTGGGCAA GGAACCGCCAAACTTGTCGTGGTTGGAATTGActgaagaaacaactagaagaaTAGCAAGCAAAGTTCGAGCATGGATTCAAGAAACAATAAGGTGGCTGTTGCTTGTGAGTGTAAGGAAAGAGTGGCCTGTGTTTGTGGGAGTTGTGGCTGGATTGTGGTCACTGTCTTATATAGGAAGATGCATGGACCTCCTTACAGTAGTTTATATTG GTGTATTGGTGGGAATGGCTATTCCATTAACTTATGTGAAGAACGAGGAGAAGATCAAGAGATTTGGGGAGTGGTTAAGGGAGAAATACAAGAGATGTTATGAGATTATTGATGAGAAGACCATTCGGAAGATTAAAAGCAGAATACCCAAAGAGAAGAAGACAGAGTAA
- the LOC137810143 gene encoding L-ascorbate oxidase homolog has product MGSATLLHLLCFVIASVSVSLVQAEDAYKFYTWTVTYGNLSPLGSPQQVILINGQFPGPKLDLVTNDNVILNLINKLDEPFLLTWNGIKQRKNSWQDGVLGTNCPIPPNSNYTYKFQTKDQIGTYSYFPSTQLHKAAGGFGGLNVYHRSVIPIPYQNPDGDFTLLIGDWYKTNHKTLRQTLDSGKSIGLPDGLLINGQPHSTFTGNQGKTYMFRISNVGLSTSINFRIQGHTLKLVEVEGSHTIQNIYDSLDVHVGQSVSLLVTLNQPPKDYYIVASTRFTETPLTTTAVLHYSNSFSSALGPVPPSPVDKYDFDWSMKQARTYRWNLTANAARPNPQGSFHYGKITPTKVIKLANSAPSINGKLRYAVNSVSYVNPDTPLKLADYFNIPGIFSVNLLQNTPSSGPGYIATSVLPTSLHDFIEVIFQNNENTMQSWHLDGYDFWVIGYGFGQWSDASRKTYNLVDALTRHTAQVYPKSWTAILVSLDNQGMWNLRSAIWERQYLGQQFYLRVWNAQRSLANEYDIPNNVLLCGKAVGHHP; this is encoded by the exons ATGGGAAGCGCCACTTTGCTACATTTGCTATGCTTTGTCATTGCTTCAGTAAGTGTATCTCTCGTGCAAGCAGAAGATGCATATAAGTTTTACACATGGACGGTGACTTATGGGAATCTTTCTCCATTGGGTAGTCCCCAGCAG GTTATTCTTATCAATGGCCAGTTTCCTGGGCCTAAACTTGACTTGGTAACTAATGACAATGTTATTCTCAACCTTATCAACAAGCTGGACGAGCCCTTTTTACTCACTTG GAATGGTATAAAACAAAGGAAAAATTCATGGCAAGACGGAGTTTTGGGAACCAACTGCCCAATTCCTCCAAACTCAAATTACACATACAAGTTTCAGACCAAGGATCAGATTGGCACATACTCATACTTTCCATCAACTCAACTGCATAAAGCAGCTGGAGGGTTTGGAGGACTTAATGTTTATCACAGATCTGTTATCCCAATCCCTTATCAAAACCCTGATGGAGATTTTACTTTACTCATTGGTGATTGGTACAAGACCAACCACAAG ACACTAAGGCAAACTTTGGATTCTGGAAAATCAATTGGACTTCCTGATGGCCTCCTCATTAATGGCCAGCCTCATTCTACCTTCACTGGTAACCAGG GAAAAACCTATATGTTTAGGATCTCAAATGTAGGCTTGTCAACCTCAATTAACTTCAGAATCCAGGGTCATACACTAAAACTAGTTGAAGTTGAAGGATCACACACTATCCAGAACATATACGATTCACTTGATGTGCATGTTGGTCAATCAGTTTCTCTGTTAGTAACCTTGAATCAGCCTCCAAAGGACTACTACATTGTTGCCTCAACAAGATTTACCGAGACACCTCTGACCACAACTGCAGTACTACACTATTCAAATTCTTTTTCCTCTGCATTAGGACCCGTGCCTCCTTCCCCCGTTGATAAATATGACTTTGACTGGTCCATGAAACAAGCTAGAACCTACAG GTGGAATCTGACAGCAAATGCTGCTAGGCCTAACCCCCAAGGGTCATTCCATTATGGGAAGATTACTCCTACAAAAGTAATTAAATTGGCCAATTCAGCACCTTCCATCAATGGAAAGCTTCGTTATGCCGTTAACAGTGTCTCTTATGTCAACCCCGACACCCCTCTCAAGCTTGCTGATTACTTCAACATTCCCGGAATCTTCAGTGTGAATTTACTCCAAAACACACCCTCTAGTGGTCCAGGTTACATAGCCACCTCAGTGTTGCCAACTTCTCTTCATGATTTTATTGAGGTTATATTCCAGAACAACGAAAACACCATGCAGTCTTGGCATCTTGATGGTTATGACTTTTGGGTCATTGG TTATGGTTTCGGTCAGTGGTCAGATGCCAGTAGAAAAACCTATAATCTAGTGGATGCCCTGACTAGACACACTGCACAG GTATATCCAAAATCCTGGACTGCCATATTGGTGTCTTTGGATAACCAAGGTATGTGGAATTTGAGGTCTGCAATATGGGAAAGACAATATCTTGGACAGCAGTTCTACCTAAGGGTGTGGAACGCACAGCGCAGTCTTGCTAATGAATATGACATTCCCAATAATGTTCTACTTTGCGGCAAAGCTGTTGGACATCATCCTTag
- the LOC137810146 gene encoding dof zinc finger protein DOF2.2-like, protein MIQELLGAATATLIAGERKFSINNGGGGGGGGGGGHLLTPPMPSSASPSPSCTTTITTSTNTATSSNSENQNLRCPRCDSSNTKFCYYNNYNLTQPRHFCKTCRRYWTKGGALRNVPIGGGCRKSKSSGMSNSVAKQAATKMKAVASELGRPQGLFDQELPQTPILWGSPQNTQLMALLRATQNQNQNPNPSPVSIAVKREGNSLGSHSHMVTEPLLANGLLNSTRTSLGYDGVGELPSLGLCSSFWRNNQDQNQQQSNGFVLAEQQSGGVQELYHKLRSSSSVNYCGSDNSPVFLGNMASSSSLSNILESSSVSGSEFGCWNPTLSWSDLPTTSGAYP, encoded by the coding sequence ATGATCCAAGAACTGTTGGGTGCTGCTACTGCTACCCTCATAGCAGGAGAAAGAAAATTCTCAATTAATAATGGTGGAGGaggtggaggaggaggaggaggaggacaTCTACTAACACCACCCATGCCATCTTCTGCTTCTCCATCTCCTTCATGCACAACAACTATCACCACTTCCACTAACACCGCCACTTCGTCCAACTCAGAGAACCAAAATTTGAGGTGCCCTCGTTGTGATTCATCAAACACAAAGTTCTGTTACTACAACAACTACAACCTCACTCAGCCTCGCCACTTCTGCAAGACATGTCGCCGGTACTGGACCAAAGGTGGTGCTCTCCGGAATGTTCCCATCGGAGGTGGCTGCAGGAAAAGCAAGAGCTCCGGCATGTCCAACTCGGTGGCAAAGCAAGCAGCCACAAAGATGAAAGCAGTGGCATCAGAGCTTGGAAGGCCACAGGGACTCTTTGATCAAGAGCTTCCACAAACCCCAATCTTGTGGGGTTCACCGCAAAATACTCAACTGATGGCTTTACTGAGAGCTACCCAAAACCAAAATCAAAACCCTAACCCTAGTCCCGTGTCAATTGCTGTCAAGAGAGAAGGGAACTCGCTGGGATCTCACTCCCACATGGTCACTGAGCCATTGCTCGCAAATGGGTTGTTGAATAGTACTAGAACTAGTCTAGGCTATGATGGTGTGGGAGAACTTCCTTCACTGGGTCTATGCAGCTCCTTTTGGAGGAATAATCAAGATCAGAATCAGCAACAAAGCAACGGTTTTGTACTTGCAGAACAGCAAAGTGGTGGAGTTCAAGAACTTTACCACAAGCTCAGGTCATCGTCATCAGTTAATTATTGTGGCAGTGATAATTCGCCAGTGTTTCTCGGCAACATggcttcttcctcttctttgtcCAACATTTTGGAGTCATCTTCAGTTTCTGGCAGCGAATTCGGGTGCTGGAATCCAACCCTTTCCTGGTCTGACCTTCCCACAACAAGTGGAGCATATCCTTAA